The following proteins come from a genomic window of Alphaproteobacteria bacterium:
- a CDS encoding phosphoserine aminotransferase: MKFLRQKKSLYFSSGPTKKPYAISLFNNIFYQSRETFGRSHRSSYWSDRTKEIVADIRKKLHIPEDYKVALVAGSATGAMEMLLWNLIGHKTVDIFSCDAYSGIWRDDIITQLKIKTYNDYSEKPGFSPDYKKYNPNHDCTFCYVYTANGVQVPDLNWIPSTRKGLTICDATTGVFCYDIDWKKLDATGFSFQKGLGAEAGIGMIVLSKRAQKRLENFVPKDRPMPYLFDLRKHTKVFDAHVINTQSTMVLEDLKRSLDALPDDYADRVTRNFQIIRKWVAARKELKFLSQDMKTTSRAAPCVTVKHFSTRDDYLVVSKLLEKKGLVYDIIGNHFAPPCFRFWCGPHIEKEELERLTQILDDALSLEV; the protein is encoded by the coding sequence ATGAAATTCCTACGCCAAAAAAAAAGTCTATATTTTAGTTCTGGACCAACAAAAAAACCTTATGCAATTTCTCTTTTTAATAATATCTTTTATCAAAGTCGTGAGACCTTTGGACGTAGTCATCGATCAAGTTATTGGTCAGATCGTACCAAAGAAATTGTTGCAGATATTCGAAAGAAGCTCCACATTCCAGAGGATTATAAGGTTGCTTTGGTCGCAGGGTCAGCAACAGGTGCTATGGAAATGTTGTTATGGAATTTGATTGGACATAAGACAGTTGATATTTTTTCTTGTGATGCATACAGTGGTATTTGGCGTGATGATATTATAACGCAGCTGAAGATTAAAACATATAATGATTATAGTGAGAAGCCTGGTTTTTCTCCTGACTACAAAAAATATAATCCGAACCATGACTGCACATTTTGTTATGTTTATACAGCTAATGGTGTTCAAGTGCCAGATTTAAATTGGATTCCGTCAACGCGTAAAGGTCTGACCATTTGTGATGCAACGACAGGTGTATTTTGTTATGATATTGATTGGAAAAAGCTTGATGCAACGGGATTTTCTTTTCAAAAAGGTCTTGGCGCTGAAGCAGGCATTGGTATGATTGTGCTATCAAAGAGGGCGCAAAAGCGATTGGAAAATTTCGTTCCAAAAGATCGTCCTATGCCTTATTTGTTTGATTTAAGAAAACACACAAAAGTGTTTGATGCGCATGTCATCAACACACAATCAACTATGGTTTTAGAAGATCTTAAGCGGTCTTTAGATGCATTGCCAGATGATTATGCAGATCGCGTGACACGTAATTTCCAGATCATTAGAAAATGGGTTGCCGCCAGAAAAGAATTGAAATTTTTATCACAGGATATGAAAACAACGTCTCGTGCCGCGCCTTGCGTGACAGTAAAGCATTTTTCGACACGCGATGATTATTTGGTTGTTTCAAAATTATTAGAAAAAAAAGGTCTTGTGTATGATATCATCGGCAATCATTTTGCTCCACCATGTTTTCGTTTTTGGTGCGGTCCGCATATTGAGAAAGAAGAACTAGAGCGGTTAACGCAGATTTTGGATGATGCACTTTCTTTAGAAGTGTGA
- the murB gene encoding UDP-N-acetylmuramate dehydrogenase — translation MDKVTTWFNTPAKATQLAKPKTLDELRKVDFSQPYFCIGAGSNTLIRDGGYQGTVIKLAGEFAKFQKIDDTKVKVGAGCANRIAVQKCVENELSGLEFLVGIPGTIGGAIFMNAGALSDETKDVLVECEIMTPDGQVHIIKDFGMTYRKGNIRKDAIILNGTFQLKHKSKFEIESKVHEFLAHRAEAQPVKGRTGGSTFKNPEGHKAWELIDAVGLRGYRIGDAEFSPKHCNFIMNVGHATAQDIEKLGELARERVREKFGIELEWEIQRVGQG, via the coding sequence ATGGATAAAGTCACCACATGGTTCAACACACCAGCAAAAGCGACACAATTAGCAAAGCCAAAAACGCTGGATGAATTGCGTAAAGTAGATTTTTCACAACCTTATTTTTGTATTGGCGCAGGCTCAAATACGTTGATACGTGATGGTGGGTATCAAGGAACAGTGATTAAGTTAGCAGGTGAATTTGCAAAGTTTCAAAAAATTGATGATACCAAAGTGAAAGTTGGTGCAGGCTGTGCAAATCGAATAGCTGTTCAAAAGTGTGTGGAAAATGAGCTATCAGGATTAGAATTCTTAGTTGGAATTCCTGGCACAATTGGTGGTGCAATTTTTATGAATGCTGGAGCGCTTTCAGATGAAACCAAAGATGTATTGGTGGAGTGCGAAATTATGACGCCAGATGGTCAAGTTCATATAATTAAGGATTTTGGTATGACATATCGAAAAGGTAATATCCGCAAAGATGCAATTATTTTGAATGGAACATTTCAGTTAAAGCATAAATCAAAATTTGAAATTGAATCCAAAGTTCATGAGTTTTTGGCGCATAGGGCAGAGGCGCAACCTGTAAAAGGGCGTACAGGTGGCTCGACCTTTAAAAATCCGGAAGGACATAAGGCGTGGGAGTTGATTGACGCTGTAGGTTTGCGTGGATATCGTATTGGTGATGCAGAATTTTCCCCCAAGCATTGTAACTTTATTATGAATGTTGGACATGCAACAGCCCAAGACATTGAAAAATTAGGAGAGTTAGCTCGTGAGCGTGTGCGTGAAAAGTTTGGGATTGAGTTGGAGTGGGAAATTCAGCGGGTAGGGCAAGGATAG
- the recR gene encoding recombination protein RecR encodes MKSTKDKIIFEKLTSVLEKLPGFGPKSARRIILHLIKHKKELLHPMIESLQDVSENIKECSMCFALDTHSPCKICTNSTRDREILCVVADVIDMWAIERTGSFNGVYHVLGGILSAVSGYNPSVLKFDQLFDRVRGGAFKEIIIALNPTIDGQTTVIYLTNELKKYPAKITTLANGIPIGGELDYVDNGTIKMAFSKRWEIAS; translated from the coding sequence ATAAAAAGCACTAAAGACAAAATCATATTCGAAAAACTTACGTCTGTCTTAGAAAAACTTCCAGGTTTTGGCCCAAAATCTGCTAGACGGATCATTTTGCATTTGATTAAACATAAAAAAGAGCTTTTACATCCTATGATTGAAAGTTTGCAAGATGTTTCAGAGAATATCAAAGAATGCAGTATGTGTTTTGCGTTGGATACACATTCACCTTGCAAAATTTGCACAAACTCAACACGTGATAGAGAGATTTTGTGTGTTGTGGCAGATGTGATTGATATGTGGGCCATTGAACGAACTGGATCTTTCAATGGTGTATATCATGTTTTGGGTGGAATCTTGTCTGCTGTATCTGGATATAATCCATCTGTTTTAAAGTTTGATCAATTGTTTGATCGTGTCAGAGGTGGTGCATTTAAAGAAATTATTATTGCATTAAATCCAACAATTGATGGACAAACAACCGTGATTTATTTGACCAATGAGCTCAAAAAATATCCTGCGAAAATCACAACCTTAGCAAACGGTATTCCCATTGGTGGGGAGTTGGATTATGTGGATAATGGTACAATCAAAATGGCATTTTCTAAGCGATGGGAGATTGCGTCGTAA
- a CDS encoding ParA family protein, translating into MSTEVIAFVNHKGGVGKTTCVINFGAILAAMGKRVLLVDLDAQGNLSSGLRVPTMSQSIYDCVAKNVDINTIIHRTYLPNIDILPSSMHLSGMDAEAFQNLKPYFDKIEKPYDYILIDCPPSLGVLMVMAIVSSTSIVIPLQCEFFALNGLITLISIIKKVERKFNKSINVRGILPTMLDARSKFSKQMLEKLKSKVHYRICQNMIPRNSKVVESNSMGEPIILYDLNCAAAEAYLQSTKELFFGEYSHSNRASSRGTQSRGDL; encoded by the coding sequence GTGAGCACAGAAGTTATCGCATTCGTAAATCACAAAGGCGGCGTAGGCAAAACAACTTGTGTCATTAACTTTGGCGCCATCTTGGCAGCCATGGGGAAGCGCGTTTTGCTTGTGGATTTAGACGCGCAAGGCAATCTATCTTCTGGTTTGCGGGTTCCAACGATGTCTCAATCCATCTATGACTGCGTTGCAAAAAACGTTGATATCAACACGATTATACACAGGACCTATCTCCCGAATATCGATATTCTCCCTTCCTCTATGCATTTATCTGGCATGGATGCAGAAGCTTTTCAAAATCTTAAACCATATTTTGATAAAATTGAAAAACCTTATGACTACATTCTAATTGATTGCCCACCTTCGCTTGGTGTTTTAATGGTTATGGCAATTGTATCTTCCACAAGTATTGTGATTCCTTTGCAGTGCGAATTTTTTGCTTTAAACGGTTTGATTACCTTAATTTCGATCATCAAAAAAGTAGAACGTAAATTTAATAAATCTATCAATGTGCGAGGCATTCTGCCAACTATGCTAGATGCGCGCTCTAAGTTCTCAAAACAAATGCTAGAAAAGTTAAAAAGCAAAGTGCATTATCGGATTTGTCAAAATATGATCCCGCGAAACTCTAAAGTTGTTGAGTCTAATTCTATGGGTGAGCCAATTATCCTGTATGATTTGAATTGCGCCGCTGCTGAGGCTTACTTGCAGTCAACCAAGGAGTTGTTTTTTGGAGAGTATAGTCACTCTAATAGAGCGTCATCACGAGGGACGCAGTCCCGTGGTGATCTATAA